The window CATCGAGCAACAGAAAACCGACATCCAGACAGCCCAGGATGCGGTCGAACGCAGTTCCTCCAACTGACCAGGTTCCCATGACCAGCCACCCAGCATCCTCCCAGCCCGTCCGCCCCGAAATCGCCGGCTCCGGCCCTGCCCGTCGCCGTCCCCGCTGGATCGAGATCGGAACCAGCGCCGACCACAAGGCGATCGGCCTGGTCCTGATCTCGGCCGCCATCGGATCGCTCTTCCTCGGGGCTTTCGAACTGCTGCTCACCCAGATCCAGCTTTCGGTCCCGGACAACGTCTTCCTCAGCGCGGTGACCTTCGACCGGCTGCTCAGCATCTACGGTGCCACCGCGGTCTTCCTGATCCTGCTTCCCCTGATCCTCGGTCTCCTCTACTACGTGGTTCCGATGCAGATCGGCGCTCGTTCCACGGCGCTGCCCCGACTCGGCCAGATCGGTATGTGGCTGGTCATCTTCGGTGGATTCCTGCTCTACGGGTCGTTCCTGTTCACGCCGCCCGAGGCCGGGATCAATCCGCTGCCGCCCTTTTCCTCGGTCGACTTCACCCCCAACAACGGGGTTGACGTCTGGATCGGATCGACCGGGCTGCTCACTCTGGGCCTGCTGCTGATCTCGACCGACCTGCTGACCACGGTCACCCGGCTGCGTGCCCCCGGCATGACCTGGCGGCGCGCTCCGATCTTCACCTGGGCCGGGCTGATCGTGCCGACCCTGTTCGTTGTCGTGGCCCCGGTCTTCCTCGCCGCGATCACGATGCTGATGTTCGACCGTCAGTACGGCAGCGGCTTCTTCGAGGGCTCCGAGGGTGGTTCGCCGATTCTCTGGCAGCACTTCAGCTACATCTTCTTCACTTCCGTCTACATGATCGCCGCGATCGGGGCCCTGGCCGCGATCGGGGAGATCATCCAGGCCTTCTCCGGTCGGCAGATCCAGGGCCGCAATGCCGTGGTCGGCTCCCTGGCTGCGATCGCCGTGATCGGGCCGCTGGCCTGGACCCAGAACATGGTCACCACGCCGATTCCGATCGGCTGGAAGTACTACGGGATGATCATGGCTTTCGCCCTGATCGTGCCGTTCGGAGTGATCTTCTTCAACTACCTCGGCACCCTCGGGTCCGCCGACTTCCGGATGCGGGCGCCGCTGCGCTTCGCACTGGGAGCACTCTCCCTGGCCTCGATCGGACTCGGCGCCGAGGTGATCCAGTCGGCGATCGGCACCGGCACCCTGCTCGCCGAGACGACCGACGCCTGGGCCGCTACCCACTTCACCCTGATCGGCTTCGCCGTGTTCGGCGGATTCGCCGCGATCAGCTACTGGTACCCCAAGAT is drawn from Solirubrobacterales bacterium and contains these coding sequences:
- a CDS encoding cbb3-type cytochrome c oxidase subunit I; the protein is MTSHPASSQPVRPEIAGSGPARRRPRWIEIGTSADHKAIGLVLISAAIGSLFLGAFELLLTQIQLSVPDNVFLSAVTFDRLLSIYGATAVFLILLPLILGLLYYVVPMQIGARSTALPRLGQIGMWLVIFGGFLLYGSFLFTPPEAGINPLPPFSSVDFTPNNGVDVWIGSTGLLTLGLLLISTDLLTTVTRLRAPGMTWRRAPIFTWAGLIVPTLFVVVAPVFLAAITMLMFDRQYGSGFFEGSEGGSPILWQHFSYIFFTSVYMIAAIGALAAIGEIIQAFSGRQIQGRNAVVGSLAAIAVIGPLAWTQNMVTTPIPIGWKYYGMIMAFALIVPFGVIFFNYLGTLGSADFRMRAPLRFALGALSLASIGLGAEVIQSAIGTGTLLAETTDAWAATHFTLIGFAVFGGFAAISYWYPK